A portion of the Calothrix sp. 336/3 genome contains these proteins:
- a CDS encoding filamentous hemagglutinin N-terminal domain-containing protein, whose amino-acid sequence MAQVSADGTLSTNVSTQDKLNFIIENGNRSGNNLFHSFKEFSVPHKGSAIFQNSADIQNIFSRVTGGFQSNIDGLIKAQGNANLFLINPSGILFGNNVSINVGGSFFATTANSILFADGVEFAAKPQTSTPLLTVSIPIGLKFRGEQSATVVNAGNLNVNPGKNLSLIGSTTINAGKIFAPGGEITLASMPGEGIVKIRNGSITNFELKPQGKIGSNVILPSVNLPGWTVTNGVLKFAGIPIAKQAGTTINTGKIDVTSAQIGGKVKILGSQVGLYPGSLIDASGNLGGGKVFLGGNYQGKGELFNANATFIHPSATILANAIKQGNGGEIIVWSNQATRTYGNFQARGGKLFGNGGLIETSSNQFLDVANIKVDASAKNGLPGTWLLDPRNVILTYAPTTNGTFDSNNIFTPNGNDAVVNISDIETQLSNGNNVTITTGNSGNQEGNITTVNNGFGINPTNNTPVTLTLRAANNIVISSENGGFGINAGNAPLNIILEADIDKSGKGNIIIGGKNGWGIDTKGGQFLATTPGLFSVFNGAIYSNNDKNFAAAPITINANTITLEKAGIITNTTGLGKGADINVVTKNIQLLGNAGIDSSTKGVGNGGNTTITTDNLLIQNNGGIGNYDNTGNGKPGTVKVTANNEIKLINIAGIRSTSKGNVGSGDVIVTAPNIIVSNFARISSNPENNGNGGNVTVTADNLLIENNSFIGNDNFTGNDFFSETQTSLNNNIFNGTLGTVNVTAKNSITLRNNAGISSNVGAPKDFVGVINGNAGVVNVKTRSLRIENQSGLTTNIGLSVYGTQPVGLENKGNAGVINIEADSIFITGRSGTGSLTLGSGNSGKTIIRVGTLTLRDGSGIIVSTGINPINGEATNNSGKGGRVEIIAKVIDLDEESRITSQTGGKGDAGEILITTDALILNNGSNLTTSTLANILGNAGRAGKIKINANSINLGKNAAIISEALSNGVGGNIELDVKGDVILGDRSRISVSSSGKTQLSKAGDIFINAGALRLDNNSRVISQSASGDGGNIQIKLQDLLTLRRQSQISTTAGTDLTGGNGGNITINAPIILAFPQENSDITANAFEGAGGNVNITSQSILGIKFRPNLTEFSDITASSKFGLSGVVTINTPDVDPSRGLTELPEEVIDKSQEITQHVCTKIIRGEFLITGRGGIPMNPNETLRTDNVYVDLAEPAPSKTYSQNPAKPNAVTSKEVTPARGWVYNDKGELVLTAYDPTDPSSQRPGNDKVLCSS is encoded by the coding sequence ATCGCCCAGGTATCTGCCGATGGTACTCTCTCCACCAATGTATCAACTCAAGATAAGCTTAACTTCATTATTGAAAACGGGAATCGAAGCGGGAATAACTTATTTCATAGCTTTAAGGAATTCTCTGTACCCCATAAAGGTTCAGCTATATTCCAAAACTCCGCAGATATTCAAAATATTTTCAGTCGCGTTACTGGAGGATTTCAGTCAAACATTGATGGTTTAATTAAAGCTCAGGGAAATGCCAATTTATTTTTAATTAATCCCTCAGGAATATTATTTGGCAATAATGTCAGTATCAACGTTGGGGGTTCTTTCTTTGCTACCACAGCCAATAGTATTTTATTTGCTGATGGGGTGGAATTTGCCGCCAAACCACAAACATCTACACCGCTTTTAACTGTTAGTATTCCCATTGGTTTAAAGTTTCGCGGAGAACAATCAGCTACCGTTGTTAATGCTGGTAACTTAAATGTTAATCCAGGGAAAAATCTCTCCCTAATTGGTAGTACAACAATTAATGCTGGGAAAATTTTCGCACCTGGTGGAGAAATTACCCTCGCATCGATGCCAGGGGAAGGAATTGTTAAAATCCGTAATGGTTCTATCACGAATTTTGAACTCAAACCCCAGGGTAAAATAGGAAGTAACGTAATCTTACCATCGGTGAATCTTCCTGGTTGGACAGTTACGAATGGGGTGTTAAAATTTGCTGGAATTCCCATAGCTAAACAAGCCGGAACAACTATTAATACAGGTAAAATTGATGTTACCTCTGCCCAAATTGGAGGAAAAGTAAAAATCCTAGGTAGTCAGGTGGGATTATATCCTGGTTCATTGATAGATGCTTCGGGAAATTTAGGAGGAGGCAAGGTTTTTCTCGGTGGCAATTATCAAGGTAAAGGAGAATTATTTAATGCTAATGCCACTTTTATTCATCCCTCTGCGACCATCTTAGCAAATGCTATAAAGCAGGGAAATGGCGGAGAAATTATTGTTTGGAGTAATCAAGCAACCCGTACCTATGGCAATTTTCAGGCAAGGGGAGGAAAGTTATTTGGGAATGGTGGTTTAATCGAAACTTCTAGTAATCAATTTCTGGATGTTGCGAATATCAAAGTTGATGCGAGTGCAAAAAATGGTTTACCTGGAACTTGGTTATTAGACCCGCGAAATGTCATACTCACCTATGCACCGACTACTAATGGTACTTTTGATAGTAATAATATCTTTACTCCCAATGGGAATGATGCGGTGGTGAATATCAGCGATATTGAAACTCAGTTGAGTAATGGGAATAATGTCACCATCACCACAGGAAATAGCGGCAATCAAGAAGGTAATATTACTACTGTTAATAATGGCTTTGGGATTAATCCGACAAATAATACTCCCGTTACTTTGACATTACGAGCGGCGAACAATATTGTGATTAGCTCGGAGAATGGCGGATTTGGGATTAATGCAGGCAATGCACCATTAAATATTATTTTAGAAGCAGATATTGATAAATCTGGTAAGGGCAATATTATTATTGGTGGTAAAAACGGTTGGGGTATTGATACAAAGGGTGGGCAGTTTTTAGCAACGACACCGGGCTTATTCTCAGTTTTTAATGGAGCAATTTATAGTAATAACGACAAGAACTTCGCAGCAGCACCTATTACCATTAATGCTAATACAATTACCCTAGAAAAGGCCGGAATTATCACCAATACAACAGGATTAGGGAAGGGTGCAGATATTAATGTTGTGACAAAAAATATCCAACTTTTAGGTAATGCAGGGATTGATAGTAGTACTAAAGGTGTGGGTAATGGAGGTAATACTACTATCACGACAGACAATCTACTCATTCAAAATAATGGTGGAATTGGTAATTATGATAACACGGGAAACGGGAAACCTGGAACGGTAAAGGTGACAGCAAATAATGAAATTAAACTGATAAATATAGCTGGAATTAGGAGTACTAGTAAGGGGAATGTTGGCAGTGGAGATGTGATAGTAACTGCTCCTAACATTATCGTCAGTAATTTTGCTAGGATTAGCAGTAACCCGGAAAACAATGGTAATGGAGGAAATGTCACAGTTACTGCTGATAATTTATTAATTGAAAATAATAGTTTTATTGGTAATGATAATTTTACTGGCAATGATTTTTTTTCTGAGACTCAAACAAGTTTAAATAATAATATTTTCAACGGTACTCTGGGAACGGTAAATGTGACAGCTAAGAATAGCATTACCTTGAGAAATAACGCTGGTATTAGTAGTAATGTGGGCGCACCTAAGGATTTTGTGGGGGTGATAAATGGGAATGCTGGGGTGGTAAATGTTAAAACCCGTTCCTTACGTATTGAAAATCAAAGTGGATTAACAACTAATATCGGTTTGTCTGTTTATGGGACACAGCCAGTCGGCTTAGAAAATAAGGGAAATGCAGGAGTCATCAATATTGAAGCTGACTCAATTTTTATCACGGGAAGAAGTGGTACGGGTTCACTAACCTTGGGTAGTGGCAACTCTGGAAAAACAATTATTAGGGTAGGTACTTTGACGCTGCGAGATGGTAGTGGAATTATTGTATCAACAGGAATCAATCCTATCAACGGTGAAGCGACAAATAATAGTGGGAAGGGCGGTAGAGTGGAGATTATTGCCAAGGTAATTGACTTAGATGAGGAAAGTCGGATTACTAGTCAAACCGGTGGTAAGGGTGATGCGGGGGAAATATTAATTACAACGGATGCTCTGATTTTAAATAATGGCTCAAATCTCACTACCAGTACATTAGCGAATATTTTGGGAAATGCTGGTAGGGCAGGGAAGATAAAAATTAACGCGAATTCGATTAACCTAGGAAAAAATGCTGCCATTATTAGTGAAGCTTTGAGTAATGGTGTGGGTGGGAATATCGAGTTAGATGTTAAAGGTGATGTGATATTAGGCGATCGCTCTCGAATTTCTGTTTCTTCCAGTGGCAAAACTCAACTCAGCAAAGCAGGAGATATTTTTATCAATGCTGGGGCTTTGAGATTAGATAATAACAGTCGAGTCATTTCCCAGAGTGCATCGGGTGATGGGGGTAATATCCAAATTAAGTTGCAAGATTTACTCACCCTGCGTCGTCAAAGTCAAATTTCAACTACTGCGGGAACTGATCTCACCGGTGGAAATGGGGGTAACATCACCATCAATGCACCAATTATTCTGGCTTTCCCCCAGGAAAATAGCGATATTACTGCCAATGCTTTTGAGGGTGCTGGTGGCAATGTTAACATTACTAGTCAGTCTATTTTGGGGATTAAATTTCGCCCTAACTTAACAGAATTTAGCGATATCACAGCTAGCTCTAAATTTGGCTTGAGTGGTGTAGTGACGATTAATACCCCTGATGTGGATCCCAGTCGCGGATTAACGGAATTACCGGAAGAAGTGATAGATAAAAGTCAAGAAATCACTCAACATGTCTGTACAAAGATTATACGTGGGGAATTTCTCATCACTGGTAGGGGTGGTATTCCGATGAACCCCAATGAAACTTTGAGAACTGATAATGTTTATGTTGATTTAGCAGAACCAGCACCGAGTAAAACCTATTCGCAGAATCCAGCTAAACCAAATGCAGTCACAAGCAAGGAAGTAACTCCCGCCAGGGGTTGGGTATATAACGACAAGGGAGAATTGGTACTGACTGCATACGATCCCACGGATCCATCATCTCAACGTCCAGGCAATGACAAGGTACTTTGTTCCAGTTAA
- a CDS encoding glycosyltransferase family 39 protein, with the protein MTNYTFERWWNNLDQRPVLAVMLSSLWLVFIGGFAFFWHLGSTGLIDETEPLFAEASRQMHLTGDWITPYFNGVTRFDKPALIYWCQAIAYQIFGVNEWAVRLPSAIAALAVISLVFYTVQWQQGVTDVLDNTSRPQKRWLTAALASAIAALNPEMIVWARTGVSDMLLTGCIASALLCFFMGYAEKPRGNSLIPSPWYLAFYILIAGAILTKGPVGIVLPGLIIAAFLIYVGKFWQVLREMGIILGILIISALSLPWYILVTQRNGWSFINSFFGYHNIERFTEVVNGHGAPWYFYFIVVLLGFAPYAVYLPVAIANSQFWQRRQWQNQPRQKQFRLFTVFWFLGVFSFFTIAVTKLPSYVLPLMPAAGILVAFLFGEYIQEEGIPEQQKATTGFRISAWINVIFLTAVAVALFYLHRLLGTEPAAPQFPESLHKSGLPVTGTIIWLVCGVILSGFILQRQWRLLMDVNLIGFLLFLVFVLTPALFLYDQQAQLPLRQLSATISQVQKPQEEVMMVGFRKPTIVFYSQRNVNYFKLSSKAGNYVREQAAKQKLPSSLLLLAQPKKFSEMGLKSSDYQKISSRGVYQLVRVSLGGKKGKG; encoded by the coding sequence ATGACTAATTATACTTTTGAGCGATGGTGGAATAATCTGGATCAGCGTCCAGTACTGGCTGTGATGCTATCAAGCCTGTGGCTAGTTTTTATTGGTGGGTTTGCCTTTTTTTGGCATTTGGGCAGCACGGGACTCATTGATGAAACTGAACCCTTGTTTGCTGAAGCTTCTCGCCAAATGCATTTAACTGGAGACTGGATCACACCCTATTTTAACGGCGTGACACGCTTCGATAAACCAGCTTTAATTTATTGGTGTCAGGCGATCGCCTATCAAATTTTCGGTGTCAATGAATGGGCAGTGCGTTTACCCAGTGCGATCGCCGCTTTGGCAGTCATTAGTTTAGTCTTCTATACAGTTCAGTGGCAACAGGGGGTAACAGATGTTCTTGATAATACATCTCGTCCTCAGAAACGTTGGTTAACTGCGGCTTTAGCTTCGGCGATCGCTGCTCTTAATCCAGAAATGATTGTTTGGGCGCGTACAGGGGTTTCAGATATGCTCCTGACAGGTTGTATTGCTTCTGCCCTGTTATGTTTTTTCATGGGTTATGCCGAGAAACCCAGAGGTAATTCTCTGATCCCGTCTCCCTGGTATCTGGCATTTTATATTCTGATTGCTGGAGCGATTTTAACAAAAGGTCCCGTGGGTATCGTTTTACCAGGATTAATCATTGCAGCATTTCTGATTTATGTCGGTAAATTCTGGCAAGTTCTGCGGGAAATGGGCATCATTTTAGGGATTTTAATTATCTCAGCCCTATCCTTACCCTGGTATATTTTAGTCACCCAACGCAACGGTTGGAGCTTTATTAATTCCTTTTTTGGCTACCATAATATTGAAAGGTTTACAGAAGTTGTCAATGGTCACGGCGCACCCTGGTATTTTTATTTCATAGTGGTTTTACTAGGGTTTGCCCCCTATGCAGTTTACTTACCAGTGGCGATCGCGAACAGTCAATTTTGGCAGCGTCGGCAATGGCAAAATCAACCCCGACAAAAACAATTCCGTCTGTTTACCGTCTTCTGGTTCCTTGGTGTCTTTAGCTTTTTTACCATTGCTGTCACCAAACTTCCCAGCTATGTCTTACCCTTAATGCCAGCTGCGGGAATATTAGTTGCTTTTCTCTTCGGTGAGTATATTCAAGAAGAAGGTATCCCCGAACAGCAAAAAGCGACAACCGGATTCCGCATTAGTGCTTGGATTAATGTCATATTTCTTACTGCTGTGGCTGTTGCCCTGTTTTATCTCCACAGATTATTAGGTACGGAACCGGCAGCACCACAATTTCCGGAGTCCCTACATAAATCTGGTTTACCCGTCACTGGCACTATTATTTGGTTAGTTTGTGGCGTAATTTTGTCAGGATTTATCCTACAGCGACAATGGCGCTTATTAATGGATGTTAACTTAATTGGCTTCTTGCTATTCTTGGTTTTCGTCCTCACCCCTGCCCTGTTTTTATACGATCAACAAGCTCAGTTACCCCTACGTCAGTTATCGGCAACGATTAGTCAAGTACAAAAACCCCAGGAAGAAGTCATGATGGTAGGTTTTCGCAAACCAACTATAGTCTTTTATTCCCAGCGTAACGTTAACTACTTTAAGCTGAGTAGCAAAGCCGGAAATTACGTCCGAGAACAAGCTGCCAAGCAAAAGTTACCGTCATCTTTACTACTTTTGGCACAACCGAAAAAATTCTCAGAGATGGGTTTAAAATCCAGTGATTACCAAAAAATTAGTAGTCGTGGAGTATACCAACTAGTACGTGTATCCCTAGGAGGGAAAAAGGGTAAAGGCTAG